From Arachis stenosperma cultivar V10309 chromosome 2, arast.V10309.gnm1.PFL2, whole genome shotgun sequence, one genomic window encodes:
- the LOC130960353 gene encoding ethylene-overproduction protein 1-like, whose product MQHKIFTKMRSMKMIDGCKGPPVRTYNPSVDTDGGAGKLRHHIQETLRSQMPRKKSVRGYSPSSNLNLEAAAIVSDGTLLPYGLPATKLLEPKIEATLTPLDYVQTLADLHRRAENSAEFEKAEVFLEQSAVFRGLPEPKLFRRTLRSARQHAVDVHTKVVLSSWLRYERREDELIGISSMDCCGRNLECPKANLVARYDPESVYDPCVCAKQNFNFSTGDEMAMEEAVNYDDNDSDDDDDCDLSFCIGDYDVRCRRNDMASLSRPFKTMLYGGFLESKREKINFTQNGFSAEAMKAAEVFSRTKRVSHFEPKVVLELLSLANRYCCEEMKAACDAHLASLVCDMEDAGLLIEYGLEETANLLVAACLQLFLRELPGSMQCSNFMKIFCSPEGRDRLAAARHASFVLYYFLSQIAMEEEMRSNTTVMLLERLVECAADGWQKQLAFHQLGVVMLERKEYKDAQHWFEAAVGAGHVYSLVGVARAKYKRGHTYSAYKLMNSLISDYKPVGWMYQERSLYCVGKEKTMDLMAATELDPTLCFPYKYRAVALLEDNMIGASISEINKVIGFKVSPDCLELRAWFLIAVENYEGALRDVRAILTLDPNYRMFYGNMPGNYLVELLSPLARHYSQADCWMQLYDRWSSVDDVGSLAVVHQMLENDPGRSLLHFRQSLLLLRLNCQKAAMRSLRLARNHSASDHERLVYEGWILYDTGHREEALAKAEESISIQRSFEAYFLKAYALADSNLDAESSTIVIKLLEEALRCPSDGLRKGQALNNLGSVYVDCDKLDLAADCYMNALNIKHTRAHQGLARVHHLKNDRKAAYDEMTKLIEKARNNASAFEKRSEYCDRDMAKSDLTMATELDPLRTYPYRYRAAVLMDDHKEDEAIAELSRAIDFKPDIQLLHLRAAFYDSMGDYVSTVRDCEAALCLDPSHGDTLELCNKARERIKEEK is encoded by the exons ATGCAACATAAAATCTTCACCAAAATGCGAAGCATGAAGATGATTGACGGGTGCAAGGGACCACCGGTCCGCACCTACAACCCCTCCGTCGACACCGACGGCGGAGCTGGAAAGCTCCGCCACCACATCCAAGAGACCTTGAGAAGCCAAATGCCCCGTAAAAAATCGGTGCGGGGATACTCGCCGTCTTCCAACCTTAACTTGGAAGCTGCCGCCATCGTCTCCGACGGTACACTCCTTCCTTACGGACTCCCTGCGACGAAGCTTCTAGAACCGAAGATCGAGGCGACCTTGACACCTCTCGATTACGTCCAAACCTTAGCTGACCTGCATCGAAGAGCCGAGAACTCTGCGGAATTTGAAAAGGCAGAGGTGTTTCTAGAACAATCCGCGGTGTTTCGCGGCCTACCGGAGCCGAAACTGTTCCGAAGAACGCTCCGGTCGGCACGGCAACACGCGGTGGACGTGCATACGAAGGTGGTGCTTTCCTCCTGGCTCCGCTACGAGCGCAGGGAGGATGAGCTAATCGGGATCTCATCAATGGATTGTTGCGGAAGAAACCTTGAATGCCCTAAGGCAAATTTGGTGGCACGGTATGATCCTGAATCTGTTTATGATCCATGCGTTTGCGCAAAACAGAACTTCAATTTTAGTACTGGTGATGAAATGGCAATGGAAGAGGCGGTTAATTACGATGACAATGACAGCGATGACGATGACGACTGCGACTTGAGTTTTTGCATTGGGGATTATGATGTTAGGTGTAGGAGAAACGATATGGCTTCGCTTTCGCGGCCTTTTAAGACAATGTTATATGGAGGGTTCTTGGAATCTAAAAGGGAGAAGATTAATTTCACACAGAATGGGTTCTCAGCAGAGGCAATGAAGGCAGCAGAGGTGTTTAGTAGGACTAAGAGGGTTAGCCATTTTGAGCCTAAGGTTGTTCTTGAGTTGCTTTCTTTAGCGAACCGGTATTGTTGCGAGGAGATGAAGGCTGCGTGCGACGCGCATTTGGCGTCGTTGGTTTGTGACATGGAGGATGCTGGGTTGCTTATTGAGTATGGATTAGAGGAGACCGCGAACCTACTTGTGGCGGCTTGCTTGCAGTTGTTCTTGAGAGAGCTTCCTGGATCTATGCAGTGCTCAAATTTCATGAAGATATTTTGTAGTCCAGAGGGTAGGGATAGGCTGGCCGCCGCTaggcatgcttcttttgtgttGTATTATTTTTTGAGTCAAATTGCAATGGAGGAAGAGATGAGATCTAATACAACAGTAATGTTATTGGAAAGACTAGTAGAGTGTGCAGCAGATGGTTGGCAAAAACAGCTTGCGTTTCATCAATTAGGTGTTGTCATGCTTGAAAGGAAAGAATACAAGGATGCACAACATTGGTTTGAGGCAGCAGTGGGGGCAGGGCATGTTTATTctttggtgggtgttgcaaggGCAAAGTATAAGCGCGGCCATACGTATTCGGCTTACAAGCTAATGAACTCGCTTATTTCGGATTATAAGCCGGTTGGTTGGATGTATCAGGAAAGATCTTTGTATTGTGTTGGAAAAGAGAAAACAATGGACTTGATGGCCGCAACTGAATTAGACCCAACTCTTTGTTTTCCCTACAAGTATCGCGCCGTTGCATTGCTTGAGGACAATATGATTGGAGCTTCTATTTCAGAAATCAATAAAGTAATTGGTTTCAAGGTTTCTCCAGATTGCCTTGAGTTGAGAGCTTGGTTCTTGATTGCTGTGGAGAATTATGAAGGAGCTCTTAGAGATGTTCGTGCCATTTTGACATTGGATCCCAATTATAGGATGTTTTATGGGAATATGCCTGGTAATTACTTGGTAGAACTACTTAGTCCTCTTGCTCGTCATTATAGCCAGGCTGATTGTTGGATGCAATTGTACGATCGATGGTCCTCTGTTGATGATGTTGGTTCTTTGGCTGTTGTACACCAAATGTTGGAAAATGATCCAGGGAGAAGTCTCTTGCACTTTCGTCAGTCTCTCCTCTTGCTACG GCTAAACTGTCAAAAGGCAGCCATGCGTAGCTTGCGGCTAGCTAGAAACCATTCGGCCTCTGACCATGAAAGGCTCGTGTATGAAGGATGGATACTGTATGACACGGGTCATCGCGAAGAAGCACTAGCAAAGGCCGAGGAGTCCATTTCAATTCAGAGGTCATTTGAAGCTTACTTTCTGAAAGCATACGCCTTAGCCGATTCAAATCTTGATGCAGAGTCTTCAACGATTGTGATCAAGCTCTTGGAAGAAGCACTTAGATGTCCTTCAGATGGCCTTCGAAAAGGACAA GCATTGAATAATCTAGGGAGTGTGTACGTAGACTGCGACAAGTTAGACCTGGCAGCGGATTGCTACATGAATGCGCTCAACATCAAGCATACGCGAGCGCATCAGGGATTAGCGCGTGTTCATCATCTTAAAAATGATCGCAAAGCTGCGTATGATGAGATGACAAAGCTAATAGAGAAGGCGAGAAATAATGCATCGGCTTTTGAGAAACGTTCAGAGTATTGTGACCGTGATATGGCAAAGAGTGATCTTACCATGGCAACAGAGTTGGATCCTCTACGCACTTATCCTTATAGATACAGAGCAGCAG TGTTAATGGATGATCATAAGGAGGACGAAGCAATAGCAGAGCTTTCAAGGGCTATTGATTTTAAGCCAGATATACAATTGTTACATCTCCGAGCAGCATTTTATGATTCAATGGGTGATTATGTTTCCACCGTCCGAGACTGCGAAGCAGCCCTTTGTCTAGATCCCAGCCACGGCGATACGCTCGAGCTTTGCAACAAAGCTCGAGAACGTATTAAAGAAGAAAAGTGA
- the LOC130960235 gene encoding ethylene-overproduction protein 1-like — MTKLIEKARNNASAFEKRSEYCDRDMAKSDLTMATELDPLRTYPYKYRAAVLMDVHKEDEAIAELSRAIDFKPDIQLLHLQAAFYDSMGDYVSTVRDCEAALCLDSSNGDMLELCNKARERIIEEK; from the exons ATGACAAAGCTAATAGAGAAGGCGAGAAATAATGCATCGGCTTTTGAGAAACGTTCAGAGTATTGTGACCGTGATATGGCAAAGAGTGATCTTACCATGGCAACAGAGTTGGATCCTCTACGCACTTATCCTTACAAATACAGAGCAGCAG TGTTAATGGATGTTCATAAGGAGGACGAAGCAATAGCAGAGCTTTCAAGGGCCATTGATTTTAAGCCAGATATACAATTGTTACATCTCCAAGCAGCATTTTATGATTCAATGGGTGATTATGTTTCCACCGTCCGAGACTGCGAAGCAGCCCTTTGTCTGGATTCCAGCAACGGCGATATGCTCGAGCTTTGCAACAAAGCTCGAGAACGTATTATAGAAGAAAAGTGA